In Halanaeroarchaeum sp. HSR-CO, one DNA window encodes the following:
- a CDS encoding helicase HerA domain-containing protein — protein sequence MSTEDAEQLVISDDGISLPAIEVLTGRGVIFGKSGSGKSNSASVIIEELLERGFPLLIVDIEGEYYTLKERYEVIHIGATDKADMPLRETEPEEVVTLCLDRNRPVIIDLSEVMDMDPAEYFVDQVITILFSREKEARKPFLVVVEEIHEFLPQQGGLDDLGETLIRIAKRGRKRGLGLAGMSQRPAAVDKEFITQCDWLVWHRLTWKNDTQVVQSILGSEKAQEVQELATGEGIMMTDWDEMIRTVKFRRKRTYDAADTPTISPENRPDLTTDGTTSTVTSQQSPERTEPSETAEDAVTNGNGSDAPAESEPSSAGQSAESTNGEGDDGHDPEATPAPAERTQPAARTDETDSGDADDGLHIKSFEPPGSQRRTANTESSGGPSAYGTPPTTREDSVTDVPKKHADPPFEDGDSRTALWELGHMVAYVVATVLAIVARTGRNAIEYAKGTEAGPFDPLEPASTENGTAPLSRDQMVLVISGLLLLVILVLGFVMA from the coding sequence ATGTCGACGGAGGATGCCGAACAACTCGTCATCTCGGACGACGGGATTTCGCTACCAGCCATCGAGGTGTTGACCGGGCGTGGCGTGATATTCGGCAAGAGTGGATCCGGAAAGAGCAACTCGGCCAGTGTCATCATCGAGGAACTACTGGAACGGGGATTCCCCCTGCTCATCGTCGACATCGAGGGTGAGTACTATACCCTCAAGGAACGATACGAGGTCATCCACATCGGCGCGACGGACAAGGCGGACATGCCCCTTCGCGAGACGGAACCCGAGGAGGTGGTGACCCTCTGTCTCGACCGGAACCGACCGGTCATCATCGACCTCTCTGAGGTTATGGATATGGACCCGGCAGAGTACTTCGTCGACCAGGTCATCACGATCCTGTTCAGTCGGGAGAAGGAGGCCCGGAAACCGTTCCTCGTGGTCGTCGAGGAGATTCACGAATTCCTGCCACAGCAAGGGGGGCTGGACGACCTCGGGGAGACGCTCATCCGGATCGCCAAACGGGGACGGAAACGCGGTCTCGGGTTGGCCGGGATGTCCCAGCGACCGGCGGCCGTCGACAAGGAGTTCATCACGCAGTGCGACTGGCTGGTCTGGCATCGTCTGACCTGGAAGAACGACACCCAGGTCGTCCAGTCCATTCTGGGCTCGGAGAAGGCCCAGGAGGTGCAAGAGCTCGCCACGGGAGAGGGCATCATGATGACCGACTGGGACGAGATGATCCGCACCGTCAAGTTCCGTCGGAAGCGCACCTACGACGCGGCCGACACGCCCACGATATCACCGGAGAACCGACCGGATCTGACGACGGACGGGACGACATCGACGGTCACGTCCCAACAGAGCCCCGAACGGACCGAACCGTCGGAGACGGCGGAAGACGCCGTCACGAATGGAAATGGGTCGGACGCCCCGGCAGAATCGGAGCCGTCTTCGGCCGGACAGTCGGCCGAATCGACGAATGGAGAGGGGGACGACGGGCACGACCCCGAAGCCACTCCCGCCCCAGCAGAACGGACCCAACCGGCAGCGCGGACGGACGAGACCGACTCTGGCGATGCGGATGACGGATTGCACATCAAGAGCTTCGAACCGCCAGGCAGCCAGCGACGAACGGCGAATACGGAGTCGAGTGGCGGGCCGAGCGCATACGGGACACCACCGACCACTCGCGAGGATTCCGTCACCGACGTCCCAAAGAAGCACGCCGACCCACCGTTCGAAGACGGCGACTCCAGGACGGCCCTCTGGGAACTCGGCCATATGGTCGCCTACGTCGTCGCAACCGTCCTCGCTATCGTGGCCCGTACTGGCCGGAACGCCATCGAGTACGCGAAGGGGACAGAAGCGGGGCCATTCGATCCGCTCGAACCGGCGTCGACGGAGAACGGTACTGCACCACTCTCCCGCGACCAGATGGTGCTGGTCATCTCGGGGTTGTTGCTTTTGGTCATCCTCGTCCTCGGGTTCGTGATGGCCTGA
- a CDS encoding aldo/keto reductase, protein MTSLESMDLDFVRLGSTGIETSELQFGTWRFGKETETGTVEIDEERAYELLDAYEAAGGRYIDTADVYGGGKSEEWIGNWLADRDRERFTIASKIYWQIRDGDPNSAGNNRKNLRHRIDAILERLDTDYIDVLYIHRWDDETPTRELLRTLDGFVRDGKVHYLGASTLRPNAWKVAKANEIAERKGWEPFSVVQPRYNLVDREIEGDYLEMSRHYGLAVCPWSPLGQGFLTGKYTRDDGLVGESRVAESSRFEQSYLVAENFDVHDELDAVAEAVNATPAQTALAWLMHRDGVTAPIVGARTVEQLEENLVAATIDLDEGQVRRLTEAMSGPYYRL, encoded by the coding sequence ATGACCTCTCTGGAATCGATGGACCTCGATTTCGTCCGACTCGGATCGACCGGGATCGAGACGAGCGAACTGCAGTTCGGTACCTGGCGGTTCGGCAAGGAGACCGAAACGGGTACCGTCGAGATCGACGAGGAGCGAGCGTACGAGTTGCTCGACGCGTACGAGGCCGCCGGCGGTCGGTACATCGACACGGCGGACGTCTACGGCGGTGGGAAAAGCGAAGAGTGGATCGGCAACTGGCTCGCCGACCGGGACAGGGAGCGATTCACCATCGCCTCGAAGATCTACTGGCAGATCCGGGATGGCGACCCGAACAGTGCCGGGAACAATCGCAAGAATCTTCGACACCGTATCGATGCCATCCTCGAGCGACTGGATACCGACTACATCGACGTGCTGTACATCCACCGGTGGGACGACGAGACGCCCACGCGGGAACTGCTGCGGACGCTCGACGGGTTCGTCCGGGATGGGAAGGTCCACTATCTGGGCGCCTCCACGCTCCGACCGAACGCCTGGAAGGTCGCGAAGGCGAACGAGATCGCCGAGCGGAAGGGCTGGGAGCCGTTCTCCGTGGTTCAGCCCCGATACAACCTGGTGGACCGCGAGATCGAGGGCGATTACCTGGAGATGAGTCGCCACTACGGCCTCGCGGTGTGTCCCTGGAGCCCACTGGGGCAGGGATTCCTGACGGGGAAATACACCCGGGACGACGGGCTCGTGGGCGAGTCCCGCGTCGCGGAGTCGAGTCGTTTCGAACAGTCGTATCTCGTGGCGGAGAACTTCGACGTCCACGACGAACTCGACGCAGTTGCCGAAGCGGTGAACGCGACGCCCGCCCAGACTGCTCTCGCATGGCTCATGCACCGGGACGGCGTCACTGCGCCTATCGTCGGCGCCCGAACCGTCGAGCAACTCGAAGAGAACCTCGTGGCCGCGACCATCGACCTCGACGAGGGACAGGTGCGACGGCTGACCGAAGCCATGTCTGGTCCCTACTACCGTCTCTGA
- a CDS encoding sulfatase-like hydrolase/transferase, with translation MKQQEVIDGDWDYLIVLDACRFDSFESVYRDYVDGDLEKRESRGSATPEWAAKTFRGNHDITYFSANPFINGLGIPLNELDWGASFDSGWTSTDHISTIHDVWDEAWDDELGTVLPQDVNRYVREHWDELEASDRTVIHYMQPHAPFIAHGKGRKVNTIRKSFEEAKQEGVDSSDGGLLASVLDPIRPRVERYLEQSELAMKVGMLVELDPSSIFDVGSDGTKETLLRYYEENLRAVFEAAADLAADLDGTVVITSDHGEAFGEQGIWEHHVETPIPELIEVPWLVVDDAT, from the coding sequence ATGAAACAGCAAGAAGTGATCGATGGTGACTGGGACTACCTGATCGTCCTCGATGCCTGTCGATTCGATTCCTTCGAATCGGTCTACCGCGACTACGTGGACGGCGACCTGGAGAAACGGGAGAGTCGGGGGTCGGCGACACCCGAATGGGCGGCCAAGACCTTCAGGGGGAACCACGATATCACGTACTTCTCTGCGAACCCGTTCATCAACGGACTCGGAATTCCCCTCAACGAACTGGACTGGGGAGCGAGTTTCGACTCCGGTTGGACCTCGACCGACCACATTTCGACCATCCACGACGTCTGGGACGAGGCCTGGGACGACGAGCTCGGGACGGTCCTTCCTCAGGACGTGAACCGGTACGTCCGAGAGCACTGGGATGAACTGGAGGCCAGCGACAGGACGGTCATCCACTACATGCAACCGCACGCTCCCTTCATCGCCCACGGGAAGGGGCGAAAGGTGAACACGATTCGAAAGAGCTTCGAGGAAGCCAAACAGGAAGGCGTCGACTCGAGCGACGGCGGATTGCTTGCCTCGGTGCTCGACCCCATCAGGCCCCGCGTCGAGCGATATCTGGAACAGAGCGAACTCGCCATGAAGGTCGGGATGCTCGTCGAACTTGACCCGAGCAGTATCTTCGACGTCGGCTCGGACGGAACGAAAGAGACGCTACTCCGCTATTACGAGGAGAACCTTAGAGCCGTCTTCGAAGCAGCGGCCGACCTCGCAGCGGACCTCGATGGCACCGTCGTCATCACCTCGGACCACGGGGAAGCGTTCGGGGAACAGGGTATCTGGGAACACCACGTAGAGACGCCGATACCGGAACTGATCGAGGTCCCGTGGCTCGTCGTCGATGACGCGACCTGA
- a CDS encoding COG1361 S-layer family protein: MNGRALPWFVAALVVLSMVPTPVAAIDDPRFVTTVSEPRLTPGAEQVLTVHLENDAEDVDDQVETATNVRVEPAAGETPFDVRSGPEKLGSMGDGETRAAAVRLAVPTDTPAGEYRIPLAVTYEFDGDERETTTVFADVRVPERPQFEINSVTSSVRIGERGPVRVTMSNNGTTVADDSRVVFESTNSALTVEGASTGIQHVGEWPPGENRTLEFDVGLTEDATQREYALTISPIYDDENGIETTAPSRSIGVTPEPRQTFSYDDVRTTGYGDTITVHASLTNTGGQTVYSVLSSVSTASETVRLTDATATAGTLEPGESTDVTFELETGPDTAAEERQFVSTIEYERDDDRSYESQPVTFTADIPAATDVLEFEPVNNTFGVDESNQFAVRVTNTGDVPLTDVHARLEIRPPYESATRTSYVATLDPGESAMLYFEVTTPEDAVETTDALPLTVNASGPDDRSVSTGPTLVEIQITTPDSPAGSTTNLVIAAFVVVLVLVAGWWWLNQ; encoded by the coding sequence GTGAACGGTCGAGCCCTCCCCTGGTTCGTGGCGGCACTGGTTGTGCTGTCGATGGTTCCCACTCCCGTGGCGGCCATCGACGACCCGCGATTCGTGACCACCGTCTCCGAACCCAGACTCACGCCCGGCGCCGAACAGGTGCTGACGGTCCACCTCGAGAACGACGCGGAAGACGTCGACGACCAAGTAGAGACGGCGACGAACGTTCGCGTCGAGCCAGCGGCAGGGGAGACGCCATTCGACGTTCGATCGGGGCCGGAGAAGCTCGGCTCGATGGGCGATGGCGAGACGAGAGCGGCCGCGGTTCGACTGGCCGTTCCAACCGATACACCAGCAGGGGAGTACCGCATCCCGCTCGCTGTCACGTACGAATTCGACGGTGACGAACGTGAGACGACGACGGTCTTCGCCGACGTCCGCGTCCCCGAACGACCGCAGTTCGAGATCAACAGTGTGACCTCGTCGGTCCGTATCGGCGAGCGAGGCCCGGTCCGGGTCACGATGTCGAATAACGGAACCACGGTCGCAGATGACTCCCGGGTCGTCTTCGAATCGACGAACAGCGCACTCACCGTCGAGGGGGCGAGCACCGGAATACAGCACGTCGGCGAGTGGCCACCCGGAGAGAACCGGACCCTGGAGTTCGACGTCGGTCTCACCGAGGACGCGACCCAGCGCGAGTACGCGCTGACGATATCACCGATCTACGACGACGAGAACGGCATCGAGACGACCGCACCGTCTCGGTCGATCGGTGTCACCCCCGAGCCGAGACAGACGTTTTCCTACGACGACGTCCGAACGACCGGCTACGGAGACACGATCACGGTCCACGCATCGCTCACGAACACGGGCGGCCAAACGGTCTATTCCGTCCTGTCTTCCGTCTCGACAGCGAGCGAAACCGTTCGGTTGACAGATGCTACCGCGACTGCCGGGACCCTCGAACCTGGCGAATCGACCGACGTCACGTTCGAACTGGAGACGGGACCCGACACGGCGGCGGAGGAACGACAGTTCGTCTCCACAATAGAGTACGAACGAGACGATGATCGCTCCTACGAGTCCCAGCCCGTGACCTTCACCGCAGACATCCCTGCAGCGACCGACGTGCTCGAATTCGAACCGGTGAACAACACGTTCGGCGTCGACGAATCGAACCAGTTCGCCGTTCGAGTCACGAATACTGGTGACGTCCCGCTGACGGACGTGCACGCCAGACTCGAGATACGACCACCGTACGAAAGCGCGACACGGACCTCGTACGTTGCGACACTCGATCCAGGGGAGTCAGCCATGCTCTACTTCGAAGTGACGACTCCCGAGGACGCAGTTGAGACGACGGATGCCCTGCCCCTCACAGTCAACGCGAGTGGCCCCGATGATCGGTCCGTATCCACGGGCCCGACACTCGTCGAGATACAGATAACAACCCCCGACAGCCCGGCTGGAAGTACGACGAACCTGGTCATCGCGGCGTTCGTCGTCGTTCTGGTTCTTGTCGCGGGCTGGTGGTGGCTCAACCAGTAG
- a CDS encoding aminoglycoside N(3)-acetyltransferase has translation MGERDTIARVAEPVTVDSMVSDFRSLGIETGDTLIVHSSLSALGWVSGGAQAVVDALQCTLSESGTLVMPTHTSQYTDPARWSNPPVPESWYETIRDSMPAFRPGMTPTRDVGAIPECFRTYPAVQRSTHPEVSFAAWGAEAEGIVSGHAIDFGLGERSPLAGIYDNAGKILLLGTNHNTNTSLHLAEYRADISVPRVSNAAPIRRDGERVVVEYVDIELSTDDFLDIGAAFEREHDAESGQVGAANATVIDQRSLVDFAVEWMESNR, from the coding sequence ATGGGCGAGCGAGACACGATAGCCCGGGTGGCCGAACCAGTCACGGTCGATTCGATGGTTTCGGACTTCCGTTCCCTGGGAATCGAGACCGGTGACACGCTCATCGTCCACTCCTCGTTGAGTGCACTCGGGTGGGTCAGCGGTGGGGCCCAGGCCGTCGTCGACGCTCTCCAGTGCACCCTCTCCGAATCAGGAACGCTCGTCATGCCCACGCATACGTCACAGTACACGGACCCGGCCAGGTGGTCGAACCCGCCCGTCCCGGAATCGTGGTACGAGACCATCCGCGATTCGATGCCAGCGTTTCGACCGGGGATGACCCCTACTCGTGACGTCGGTGCCATTCCGGAGTGTTTCAGGACCTATCCGGCCGTCCAGCGGAGTACGCATCCCGAGGTCTCGTTCGCCGCCTGGGGCGCCGAGGCCGAGGGTATCGTCTCCGGACACGCGATCGATTTCGGTCTCGGTGAGCGATCACCGCTCGCAGGAATCTACGACAACGCCGGAAAAATCCTGCTCCTCGGCACCAACCACAATACGAACACGTCGCTGCATCTGGCCGAGTATCGAGCCGATATCTCGGTGCCGAGGGTCAGTAACGCCGCACCGATCCGACGCGATGGCGAACGGGTCGTCGTCGAATACGTGGACATCGAACTCTCCACCGACGACTTCCTCGACATCGGCGCTGCGTTCGAACGCGAACACGACGCCGAATCCGGGCAGGTAGGGGCCGCAAATGCTACAGTGATCGATCAGCGGTCGCTCGTGGATTTCGCAGTGGAGTGGATGGAGTCCAATCGGTAA
- the ilvD gene encoding dihydroxy-acid dehydratase gives MSEQQPKDAGLRSAEVTEGADRAPHRSLFRAAGLEDDDIHKPLIGVANSWNEIVPGHVHLDELAEYVKEGISEAGGTPLEFNTIAVDDGIAMGHDGMRSSLPSRETIADSVELMTNAHRFDGIVALASCDKIVPGMLMAIARLDIPAIVVTGGHMAAGEFDDEPADLASVFEGVSKYNEGEMTEDELYALECNACPGEGSCAGMFTANTMACVTETLGLSWTGCATVGATDTRKRTIAKQSGQEILRLVEENIRPSDLLTRESFENALMVDLALGGSTNTMLHLPAIAQEAGVDVTLEDFDEVADRTPHLAHMSPSGPWRMEHLRDDGGVPAVLTQLSEQLHLDRPTVDRKTIGDRIDEAEWGGAVVQPRDDPVHEDGGLAVLRGNIAPDGAVVKAAAMDDEMRQFEGHARVFESQEATLEALDGGEIDPGDVIVIRYEGPRGGPGMPEMLEPTSKVSGSPRLSGTVALITDGRFSGATRGAAIGHASPEAAAGGPIALVEDGDTIEIDVDEGRLDLAVSDEELRERADAWTPPTIEATGVLERYAAMATSASTGGILEAPDRTASTEIRFE, from the coding sequence ATGTCGGAACAGCAGCCAAAAGACGCGGGCCTGCGCAGCGCCGAGGTGACGGAGGGTGCAGATAGGGCACCCCATCGCTCCCTGTTCAGGGCGGCGGGACTCGAGGACGACGATATCCACAAGCCGCTCATCGGCGTGGCGAACTCCTGGAACGAGATCGTTCCGGGCCACGTCCACCTCGACGAGCTGGCCGAGTACGTCAAGGAAGGGATCAGCGAGGCTGGGGGCACGCCGCTGGAGTTCAACACCATCGCCGTCGACGACGGCATCGCCATGGGGCACGACGGGATGCGGTCGAGTCTCCCCTCACGTGAAACCATCGCGGACTCCGTCGAACTGATGACCAACGCCCATCGGTTCGACGGGATCGTCGCGCTCGCATCCTGCGATAAGATCGTTCCGGGGATGTTGATGGCCATCGCGCGTCTCGACATCCCTGCCATCGTCGTCACGGGCGGGCATATGGCGGCCGGCGAGTTCGACGATGAGCCAGCCGACCTGGCCTCGGTCTTCGAAGGGGTCAGCAAGTACAACGAGGGGGAGATGACCGAGGACGAACTCTACGCCCTCGAGTGCAACGCTTGCCCCGGTGAGGGTTCGTGTGCCGGGATGTTTACCGCCAACACCATGGCCTGTGTCACGGAGACGCTGGGACTCTCCTGGACTGGGTGTGCGACCGTCGGTGCGACAGACACCCGGAAACGGACGATCGCGAAGCAGAGTGGCCAGGAGATCCTGCGACTCGTCGAGGAGAATATCCGCCCGTCAGACCTGCTGACCCGCGAGTCCTTCGAGAACGCCCTCATGGTCGATCTGGCGCTCGGCGGCAGTACGAACACGATGTTGCATCTGCCGGCCATCGCACAGGAGGCGGGAGTCGACGTCACCCTGGAGGATTTCGACGAGGTGGCCGACAGGACCCCTCATCTCGCGCATATGAGCCCGTCCGGTCCGTGGCGGATGGAGCACCTCCGCGACGACGGTGGCGTCCCGGCGGTTCTGACGCAGTTGTCCGAGCAACTCCACCTCGACCGCCCGACCGTGGATCGAAAGACCATCGGCGACCGAATCGATGAGGCGGAGTGGGGCGGTGCAGTCGTCCAGCCGCGAGACGATCCCGTACACGAAGACGGTGGATTGGCCGTCCTTCGGGGGAACATCGCCCCCGATGGCGCCGTCGTGAAGGCCGCCGCGATGGACGACGAGATGCGCCAGTTCGAGGGACACGCCCGCGTGTTCGAATCACAGGAGGCAACACTCGAGGCACTCGACGGTGGCGAAATCGATCCTGGCGACGTCATCGTCATCCGGTACGAGGGGCCTCGTGGTGGTCCTGGCATGCCGGAGATGCTCGAACCGACGTCGAAGGTGAGCGGTTCGCCACGTCTCTCCGGGACGGTGGCGCTGATCACCGACGGCCGGTTCTCCGGTGCGACCCGGGGTGCGGCAATCGGCCACGCGAGCCCCGAGGCCGCCGCTGGGGGACCGATCGCCCTGGTCGAAGATGGCGATACCATCGAGATCGACGTCGACGAGGGGCGCCTTGATCTGGCGGTTTCCGACGAGGAACTACGCGAACGGGCGGATGCCTGGACACCACCGACGATCGAGGCGACGGGCGTCCTCGAACGGTACGCGGCGATGGCGACCAGTGCGTCGACGGGCGGGATATTGGAGGCTCCGGATCGAACGGCGTCGACAGAAATCCGCTTCGAGTAA
- a CDS encoding DEAD/DEAH box helicase, which translates to MTRSGSASDVGDADRSEGIESFRDALEGVERPVVTASDVATQLGMSQSAAADLLAGLVESGDVSRVGVESDPVVFYAERWADATKRERIVPFPDRHEIVVDQPDQFTRAQLSQFARLADTNGRSGYVYEVRREDVWAAPHDSFAALRSTVRDVLGGEEPAFEEWMESQWKRARQFTLRTHEDGYTVLEAASDSLMGNVAREVLDDQHLHAPIDDDTSWVVDGSEAAIKRTLYDEGYPVKDERDLAEGDSLAVAMHLELRSYQRDWVDRFLEAGSGVLVGPAGSGKTIAAIGILAELQAEALVLVPSRELAGQWREELLRHTDLGPDDVGEYHGGEKSVRPITIATYQIASMDRHRGLFDSRRWGLIVYDEAHRVPAPVHRSTTDLQGRHRLGLTASPVREDDLERDIYTLIGPPIGTDWDALFDAGFVEQPSVEIRYVPWRDDRVKDEYGNASRHRQRQLAATNPAKVDVVRDVLAERPETKTLVFVEYLDQGDELADALDAPFVSGETPHAERARLFQAFRRGDHDTLIVSRVGDEGIDLPNAELGIVASGLGGSRRQGTQRAGRTMRPSGNAEVVVLATQGTREADFALQQMHHLASKGVPVTERTIAD; encoded by the coding sequence GTGACACGGTCAGGATCGGCTAGCGACGTGGGTGACGCGGACCGCAGTGAGGGCATCGAGTCGTTCCGAGATGCTCTCGAAGGAGTCGAACGCCCGGTGGTGACGGCAAGTGACGTCGCGACCCAACTAGGGATGTCTCAGTCGGCGGCGGCCGACCTACTCGCAGGTCTCGTCGAGTCGGGTGACGTCTCGCGGGTCGGCGTCGAGAGCGATCCGGTCGTCTTCTACGCGGAACGCTGGGCCGACGCGACGAAACGCGAACGGATCGTCCCCTTCCCGGATCGACACGAGATCGTCGTGGACCAACCCGACCAGTTCACTCGGGCCCAGCTATCGCAGTTCGCCCGACTCGCGGACACCAACGGCCGGTCGGGGTACGTCTACGAGGTTCGCCGTGAGGACGTCTGGGCGGCGCCACACGACTCGTTCGCAGCACTTCGATCGACGGTTCGTGACGTCCTCGGCGGCGAAGAACCCGCCTTCGAGGAGTGGATGGAATCGCAGTGGAAGCGAGCCAGACAGTTCACACTCCGAACCCACGAGGACGGGTACACGGTTCTCGAGGCTGCCAGTGACTCCTTGATGGGGAACGTCGCTCGTGAGGTATTGGACGACCAGCACCTCCACGCTCCGATCGACGACGATACGAGCTGGGTCGTCGATGGGTCGGAAGCGGCGATCAAGCGCACGCTCTACGACGAAGGGTACCCCGTGAAAGACGAGCGGGACCTGGCCGAGGGCGATTCGCTTGCGGTCGCGATGCATCTGGAACTTCGCTCTTACCAGCGGGACTGGGTTGACCGGTTCCTCGAAGCCGGATCGGGGGTTCTCGTCGGCCCCGCCGGCAGTGGGAAGACGATCGCCGCGATCGGAATCCTCGCGGAACTACAAGCCGAAGCTCTCGTCCTCGTGCCGAGTCGCGAACTCGCCGGCCAGTGGCGCGAGGAACTGCTGCGACACACCGACCTCGGCCCGGATGACGTCGGCGAATATCACGGCGGTGAGAAGTCGGTTCGCCCGATCACGATCGCGACCTACCAGATCGCGAGTATGGACCGACATCGCGGCCTCTTCGACAGTCGCCGATGGGGACTCATCGTGTACGACGAGGCCCACCGCGTTCCGGCCCCAGTCCATCGATCCACGACCGATCTCCAGGGTCGCCACCGGCTCGGATTGACCGCATCGCCCGTCCGGGAGGACGACCTGGAACGGGATATCTACACGCTCATCGGCCCGCCCATCGGCACCGACTGGGACGCGCTCTTCGATGCCGGGTTCGTCGAACAGCCATCCGTCGAAATTCGGTACGTTCCGTGGCGAGACGACCGAGTGAAAGACGAGTACGGGAACGCGTCTCGACACCGTCAGCGACAACTCGCCGCCACGAATCCTGCGAAGGTCGACGTCGTCCGCGACGTGCTCGCCGAACGGCCCGAGACGAAGACTTTGGTCTTCGTCGAATATCTCGACCAGGGCGACGAACTGGCCGACGCACTGGACGCGCCGTTCGTCAGTGGCGAGACGCCACACGCCGAACGCGCCCGGTTGTTCCAGGCGTTTCGACGTGGCGACCACGATACCCTGATCGTCTCTCGAGTCGGTGACGAAGGGATCGATCTGCCCAACGCGGAGCTCGGCATCGTGGCATCGGGCCTGGGTGGGTCTCGGCGCCAGGGAACCCAGCGCGCCGGGCGGACCATGCGGCCATCCGGCAATGCCGAGGTCGTCGTACTGGCGACCCAGGGAACACGCGAGGCTGACTTCGCCCTTCAGCAGATGCACCATCTCGCCAGCAAGGGCGTCCCGGTGACCGAGCGGACCATCGCGGATTGA
- a CDS encoding ABC transporter ATP-binding protein, with amino-acid sequence MAIIDVSGLTKAFGETIANDDLTFSVEPGEIFGYLGPNGAGKTTTLRTLLGFLSPTEGTATVLGADIRDEDALLEAKRDIGYLPGELHFTESVTGHSFLEYQASLKGDDRLDEMTDLFQPPLDRKIREYSSGNRQMLGIIQTFMHDPDLVVMDEPTRGLDPLMQERLNSFLRAERAAGTTVLFSSHVLGEVRRVCDRVGIIRDGRLVALENIESLLRKGGKRVRINTDEPVDVEAFDLDGIIEVEQVGKVTRFTFTGDYNRLLETLSAYSIVDMEIEEPPLEEVFLHYYGDEDD; translated from the coding sequence ATGGCCATAATCGACGTCTCCGGCCTGACCAAGGCGTTCGGCGAGACGATCGCGAACGACGACCTCACGTTTAGTGTCGAGCCGGGGGAGATCTTCGGCTACCTCGGACCCAACGGAGCCGGGAAGACGACGACGTTGCGGACGCTGCTCGGATTTCTCTCACCCACGGAGGGGACCGCCACCGTCCTCGGAGCGGATATCCGGGATGAGGACGCCCTGCTAGAGGCGAAACGCGACATCGGCTACCTCCCGGGCGAATTGCACTTCACCGAGTCCGTGACGGGTCACTCGTTTCTCGAGTACCAGGCGAGCCTCAAAGGGGACGACCGACTCGACGAGATGACGGATCTCTTCCAGCCGCCACTGGACCGGAAGATCCGGGAGTACTCCAGCGGCAATCGACAGATGCTTGGCATCATCCAGACCTTCATGCACGACCCCGACCTCGTGGTGATGGACGAACCCACGCGGGGGCTGGATCCCCTCATGCAGGAGCGGTTGAACTCGTTTCTCAGAGCAGAACGTGCAGCGGGGACGACGGTTCTGTTCTCCTCTCACGTCCTCGGCGAGGTGCGCCGCGTTTGCGACCGGGTCGGAATCATTCGGGACGGACGACTCGTCGCCCTAGAGAACATCGAATCGCTGCTCAGGAAGGGCGGCAAACGGGTCCGGATCAATACGGACGAACCGGTCGACGTCGAGGCATTCGATCTCGATGGGATCATCGAGGTCGAACAGGTGGGCAAAGTGACCCGCTTTACGTTCACTGGCGATTACAATCGCCTCCTCGAGACGCTCTCGGCGTACTCCATCGTCG